Proteins encoded by one window of Salvia splendens isolate huo1 chromosome 7, SspV2, whole genome shotgun sequence:
- the LOC121741295 gene encoding uncharacterized protein LOC121741295 — protein MRGCYVTQSHVPVSFLLFAITFVSLHWLNLMKILIQSFPIGQYYLCDNGYANSEGFLTPYKGVRYHLQEWGPAVMVPENPKEMYNMRHTKARNVIERAFAVVKMRWGILRSASFYPITTQIRLILSCFLLHNFIRDQMTVDPIEQELDVEHIHLGLEEEQPEHNVYVDTVEPTPAWNNKRNELAETMWLSAGNAHHV, from the exons ATGCGAGGGTGTTACGTGACGCAGTCACACGTCCCAGTCTCGTTTCTTCTGTTTGCCATTACTTTTGTCTCATTACATTGGTTAAATTTGATGAAAATATTAATCCAATCGTTTCCAATAGGGCAATATTATCTATGCGATAACGGTTACGCCAACAGCGAAGGCTTTCTTACTCCTTACAAAGGTGTCCGTTACCATCTCCAAGAATGGGGCCCTGCTGTCATGGTGCCCGAAAACCCTAAAGAAATGTATAACATGCGCCACACCAAGGCGAGGAATGTGATAGAGCGCGCGTTTGCCGTTGTGAAGATGAGATGGGGAATTTTGCGTAGTGCTTCGTTTTATCCGATCACTACACAAATAAGGTTGATCCTTTCATGCTTTCTCTTGCATAACTTCATACGTGACCAAATGACTGTCGATCCAATAGAGCAAGAGTTAGATGTTGAGCACATTCACCTTGGACTTGAAGAGGAGCAGCCAGAGCACAACGTTTATGTAGACACAGTTGAGCCCACACCGGCTTGGAACAATAAACGCAATGAACTTGCTGAAACTATGTGGCTTAGTGCAG GTAATGCTCACCATGTTTAA